One region of Peribacillus simplex genomic DNA includes:
- a CDS encoding hemolysin family protein: protein MDILSFLLVIILIALTAFFVASEFSIIRVRSSRIDQLIEEGNKKAIAAKKVTSDLDEYLSATQLGITVTALGLGWLGQPTILKLVGPLFNALNIPQEVTSILTFVISFSLITFLNVVVGELAPKTVAIQKAEQVALAIASPLIFFHKIAFPFIWILNHSSRFVVGLFGFKPASESEIAHTEEELRFILSDSYKSGEINQSEFKYVSNIFEFDDRVAKEIMVPRTEIMTISKDETVQEFVDVAKLEKYTRYPVVEGDKDHVIGLVNLKEVFSDLIKNREIHIKAIENYARPIIRVMENIPIHDLLLKMQKERIHMAILMDEYGGTSGLVTVEDILEEIVGEIRDEFDIDEVASIRKIKDGHYILDSKLLVKEVNDLLGIHLDEDDVDTIGGWVLTENYDVNVGDIMEKDGYCFKVIEMEDHAIRSIEVTKKVVQLALEEDLPQG from the coding sequence TTGGACATATTAAGTTTTTTATTAGTCATTATTTTAATCGCTTTAACTGCCTTTTTTGTAGCTTCGGAATTTTCGATCATAAGGGTTCGCAGCTCTAGGATCGATCAATTGATTGAAGAGGGAAACAAAAAAGCCATTGCGGCCAAGAAGGTTACATCCGATCTGGATGAATACCTATCCGCCACACAGCTTGGAATCACCGTTACCGCTCTAGGATTGGGGTGGCTAGGACAACCGACCATCCTCAAATTGGTTGGGCCTTTATTCAATGCCTTGAACATCCCACAAGAAGTCACAAGCATTCTGACATTTGTCATTTCGTTTTCCCTGATAACGTTCCTGAATGTGGTTGTAGGTGAATTGGCTCCAAAGACCGTTGCCATCCAAAAGGCCGAGCAAGTAGCCTTGGCTATTGCCAGCCCTCTGATTTTTTTCCATAAGATTGCCTTTCCCTTCATCTGGATATTGAATCATTCTTCTCGTTTCGTTGTCGGATTATTTGGCTTCAAGCCTGCATCCGAAAGTGAAATAGCACATACGGAAGAAGAATTGCGTTTCATCCTATCTGATAGCTATAAAAGCGGAGAGATTAACCAATCGGAATTTAAATATGTCAGCAACATTTTTGAATTCGATGACCGTGTTGCTAAGGAAATCATGGTTCCCAGGACAGAAATCATGACCATATCAAAAGATGAAACGGTACAGGAATTCGTCGATGTGGCCAAATTGGAGAAATACACTCGATATCCTGTTGTCGAAGGTGATAAAGACCATGTCATCGGCTTAGTGAACTTAAAGGAAGTCTTCTCGGATCTTATAAAGAATCGTGAAATCCACATCAAAGCGATTGAAAATTACGCTCGTCCGATCATTCGAGTCATGGAGAATATACCCATCCACGATTTGCTTTTGAAAATGCAAAAAGAACGCATTCATATGGCTATTTTGATGGATGAATACGGCGGAACTTCGGGCCTTGTCACAGTTGAAGACATCCTAGAGGAAATCGTTGGGGAAATTCGTGATGAATTCGATATCGATGAAGTTGCATCAATCAGGAAAATTAAGGATGGACACTATATATTAGACTCTAAACTTCTTGTAAAGGAAGTGAATGATTTACTTGGCATTCACTTAGATGAAGATGATGTCGATACTATAGGAGGATGGGTCCTTACTGAAAATTATGATGTGAATGTAGGGGACATCATGGAAAAAGACGGTTACTGCTTTAAAGTGATTGAAATGGAAGACCACGCCATTCGTTCCATCGAGGTAACAAAAAAGGTCGTACAGCTTGCTTTGGAAGAGGATCTTCCTCAAGGTTAA
- a CDS encoding histidine kinase N-terminal domain-containing protein, translating into MVSNREMTIHFLSSQKNSIISKWKDQLLHLSDGYMGYFKGEVENIFNLLMDQLGKSDTDIDDVLKVVGEKIACDRVNKQLDMENFFSTATIGRSTIVEHVLNSEATKEEVSDLIKQINVYFDKLIHFALSCYTELKTMELKERYQFISPNHKDRLTLLGQMTSSFVHEFRNPLTSIMGFIQLLQAEQPQIKYLDIISKELDQLNYRITQFLNISKKETSEAQTDLFSIAQLVNEVIEFLYPSILEVNASITCNIADDAVISGSKEEFRQVLLNIILNALDVVAGMPSPSIYISGSESPPGILTLNISNNGPRIPDEVLPNIFEPFITTKKRGTGLGLFVCKEIVLKHQGTLSCHSTDFLTTFSIQLKTK; encoded by the coding sequence ATGGTATCTAATCGAGAAATGACCATTCACTTTTTATCTTCTCAAAAAAACAGCATCATTTCCAAATGGAAAGATCAGTTGCTCCATTTATCGGACGGATATATGGGGTATTTTAAAGGAGAAGTGGAAAATATTTTCAATCTGCTAATGGATCAGCTTGGGAAATCGGATACTGACATAGACGATGTACTGAAGGTCGTAGGTGAAAAAATTGCGTGTGATCGAGTTAATAAACAATTGGATATGGAAAATTTCTTTTCCACTGCAACCATCGGCAGATCCACCATCGTTGAGCACGTTTTGAATTCCGAGGCAACGAAAGAAGAAGTATCCGATTTAATTAAGCAAATAAACGTTTACTTCGATAAACTAATTCATTTTGCATTATCCTGTTATACCGAATTGAAAACGATGGAACTTAAAGAACGCTATCAATTCATTAGCCCAAACCATAAAGACCGTTTGACGCTCCTTGGCCAAATGACCTCAAGCTTCGTCCATGAATTCCGAAATCCACTGACTTCCATAATGGGATTCATACAATTGTTACAGGCAGAGCAACCGCAGATAAAATATCTTGATATCATTTCAAAGGAATTGGATCAGCTCAATTACCGGATCACTCAATTTCTTAATATTTCCAAAAAAGAAACTTCAGAAGCACAAACTGATCTATTTTCGATTGCTCAGCTAGTGAATGAGGTAATCGAATTTTTATATCCTAGCATTTTGGAAGTAAATGCTTCGATAACATGTAATATTGCCGATGATGCCGTCATTTCCGGTTCTAAAGAAGAGTTTCGCCAAGTTTTACTTAATATCATTTTAAATGCTCTTGATGTGGTCGCCGGAATGCCATCCCCGTCCATTTATATTTCAGGCTCTGAATCACCACCCGGCATTCTTACTTTAAACATTTCCAACAATGGGCCAAGAATACCGGACGAAGTCCTGCCGAATATTTTTGAACCATTCATCACCACAAAAAAAAGGGGAACGGGATTGGGACTATTCGTCTGTAAAGAAATCGTTTTAAAACATCAAGGAACCTTATCCTGCCACTCTACCGATTTCCTGACGACCTTTTCCATACAATTGAAAACTAAATAA
- a CDS encoding cation diffusion facilitator family transporter yields MDKHSISAEKGAYISIAAYIFLSALKLSFGYFGDSKGLWADGLNNTTDIIASIAVLIGLKISKRPPDDNHSYGHLRAETIASLVAAFIMITVGIQVVYSAIESFFQQDSTTVPNMLTGYVALFSAIFMYGISRYNLALSKKINSSSIYAVAQDNRSDALVSVGAFIGIIGTKMGIPWLDAIAAAVVGIIICKTAWDIFRDASISLTDGFDEQLLQKIGQTIILTEGVKDMSEIKARMHGSEILLETTVHVNPLLTVIQGHDITVKIEENLLKEYNIQHVIVHIEPYAFNKKGNRH; encoded by the coding sequence ATGGATAAACATTCGATTTCAGCTGAAAAAGGCGCCTACATAAGCATTGCCGCTTACATATTCTTGTCTGCTCTTAAATTGTCATTCGGTTATTTCGGTGATTCTAAAGGGCTTTGGGCAGATGGTTTAAATAATACGACCGACATCATCGCTTCCATAGCCGTATTGATTGGTTTGAAAATTTCGAAGAGACCTCCTGATGATAATCATTCATATGGTCATTTACGGGCGGAAACCATAGCCTCGCTGGTAGCTGCCTTCATCATGATTACCGTGGGCATTCAGGTTGTTTACAGTGCTATAGAATCCTTCTTCCAGCAAGATTCAACAACCGTTCCAAATATGCTGACCGGTTATGTCGCTCTTTTCTCTGCAATCTTCATGTACGGAATCTCCCGTTATAACTTAGCGTTAAGTAAAAAGATCAACAGCTCTTCCATCTACGCCGTTGCACAGGATAATCGTTCCGATGCCCTTGTCAGTGTTGGTGCTTTTATAGGAATCATCGGTACTAAGATGGGCATCCCTTGGCTGGATGCGATAGCTGCTGCTGTAGTAGGGATCATCATCTGCAAAACGGCCTGGGATATCTTCCGTGATGCATCCATCTCTTTAACCGATGGTTTCGACGAGCAGCTCCTGCAAAAGATCGGACAAACCATTATACTGACAGAAGGCGTTAAGGACATGAGTGAAATTAAAGCCCGTATGCACGGAAGTGAAATCCTGCTCGAAACTACCGTACATGTTAACCCTCTTTTGACCGTCATCCAAGGTCACGATATTACGGTTAAAATCGAAGAGAATCTTTTGAAGGAATATAACATCCAGCATGTGATCGTTCACATTGAACCATATGCATTTAATAAAAAAGGTAACCGTCATTAA
- the thiT gene encoding energy-coupled thiamine transporter ThiT: protein MMKNKTLFMTEVAIFASLALLLDLVSGFIFSRIWPQGGSISIAMVPIFLMAYRWGIKGGMLTGLLLGLLQIVSGTAWISTPIQGFIDYYLAFTVVGISGVFMNKFVNSYKEEKRSKAKWYGIGGMFLGSFLRFLCHFISGIVFFGSAAPKGQPVVIYSFIYNGTYMLISFILSALVVMMLYSAASSVLLKKAY, encoded by the coding sequence ATGATGAAAAATAAAACGTTATTCATGACAGAGGTTGCCATTTTTGCTTCACTGGCTTTATTACTGGATTTGGTTTCTGGATTCATTTTTTCAAGAATCTGGCCGCAAGGAGGCTCGATTTCAATAGCCATGGTACCGATTTTTCTGATGGCATATCGGTGGGGCATCAAAGGTGGTATGTTAACCGGATTGTTACTTGGGCTTTTGCAGATCGTCAGTGGTACAGCATGGATCAGCACGCCGATTCAAGGCTTCATTGATTATTATCTTGCCTTTACGGTTGTCGGGATATCCGGTGTATTCATGAATAAGTTTGTAAATAGCTATAAAGAGGAAAAGCGTTCCAAAGCGAAGTGGTATGGGATTGGTGGCATGTTTTTGGGCAGTTTTCTGAGGTTTCTGTGTCATTTCATATCCGGAATCGTGTTTTTTGGCTCTGCAGCTCCAAAAGGTCAGCCAGTAGTGATTTATTCATTCATTTATAATGGGACTTATATGCTGATCAGTTTTATATTATCGGCCCTTGTGGTGATGATGTTATATTCGGCTGCTTCAAGTGTATTACTGAAAAAAGCCTATTAA
- a CDS encoding universal stress protein, whose amino-acid sequence MKKNLKHIVVAFDGNEESKRAVEYGATLKKAFPEAELTVVHVLFDKVEQRIMGNASAPGFVPAAGFYVDPVQTHPVVEVEQPEIQMVNDTPSAVESSVQNAESNTLRLLSECQVKGKFEILEGHAPDSVCEYAARTAADLIVVGNSAKSGLEKFFLGSTSSSIAKNAPCSVFIAK is encoded by the coding sequence ATGAAAAAAAATTTAAAACATATTGTCGTCGCTTTTGATGGAAATGAAGAAAGTAAACGTGCCGTGGAATATGGAGCAACATTGAAAAAGGCCTTTCCTGAGGCCGAGCTGACTGTAGTTCATGTCCTATTTGATAAGGTTGAGCAGCGTATCATGGGAAACGCCTCGGCGCCGGGGTTTGTACCGGCTGCTGGATTTTATGTGGATCCCGTCCAGACACATCCCGTCGTTGAAGTCGAACAACCAGAAATTCAAATGGTCAATGACACCCCTTCCGCCGTTGAGAGTAGTGTTCAGAACGCAGAAAGTAATACGTTGAGATTGCTAAGTGAATGTCAAGTCAAGGGGAAATTCGAGATATTGGAAGGACATGCACCAGATAGCGTATGTGAATATGCGGCAAGAACTGCTGCCGACCTCATCGTTGTAGGCAATAGCGCTAAAAGCGGTTTGGAAAAATTCTTTCTTGGCAGTACAAGCAGCTCCATCGCGAAAAACGCACCCTGTTCGGTATTCATTGCAAAATGA
- a CDS encoding transglycosylase domain-containing protein yields the protein MKHVADWKMGVQMRGLVKLGLIIILVIVVLGAGSLFYFRQGADISHLQNILQQPTGIYDRDGNLASTITANKSEGVSIDEIPEHMKQAVVSIEDHRFYEHHGIDYQGILRALIKNAKAGSVVEGGSTLTQQLVKITMLESNRTLKRKIEEFFLAQEVEDKYTKDEILDMYLNQVYFGHGAWGIKKAANIYFSKEVSELTVAEGALLAGVINLPSKLDPYKNLDGAVKRRNLVLSKMAEHGYLTKDEAAAAKKDTVTLLMGEKETDPLKGKYPYYVDHVLSEASSKYGIELEDLLSKGYKIYTTLDQSMQQATESVYANEANFPVGTSTGEMVQSGSVLLDPKTGGIRAIVGGRGKHQFMGYNRATQLTRSPGSSIKPLVVYTPAVEEGYGITAPLKDEKMSFGEYEPTNLSGVYKGEVPMYEAVMNSLNVPTVWLLNEIGIDKGLDSLKRFGIPYEKDDRNLSLALGGMKKGVSPLQMAGAFSAFANSGERMETHAIVKIENNDGKEVAAWKKESTKVTSKGVVDKMNSMLLGTVEYGTGKNAAVSGYEIAGKTGSTQVPIEGISGVKDQWFIGYSPSLVGAVWAGYDKTDEKHYLTTHSSQGTAIIFQKIMSRALQNQASQSFNTQDIGPLIAKQQAVIAEQQVKKEEEDKRKQYWIDKGKEIRNGLKKWRDWDVPW from the coding sequence ATGAAACATGTCGCAGATTGGAAAATGGGGGTACAAATGAGAGGGTTAGTGAAATTAGGTCTAATTATTATATTGGTGATTGTGGTTTTAGGCGCCGGTTCACTTTTTTATTTCAGACAGGGTGCAGATATAAGCCATCTTCAAAATATTCTTCAGCAACCAACAGGAATCTATGATCGGGATGGAAATCTTGCCAGCACGATCACGGCAAATAAATCCGAAGGTGTTTCGATAGATGAAATACCGGAACATATGAAACAAGCGGTGGTTTCCATTGAGGATCACCGTTTTTATGAACATCACGGCATAGATTATCAAGGGATTTTGCGAGCGCTGATTAAAAATGCGAAGGCCGGAAGTGTTGTTGAAGGAGGGAGCACGCTTACCCAGCAGCTTGTGAAGATTACGATGCTGGAGTCGAATCGAACACTGAAGAGGAAGATTGAAGAGTTTTTTCTGGCCCAGGAAGTTGAAGATAAATATACAAAAGATGAAATTCTGGATATGTATTTGAATCAAGTTTATTTTGGCCATGGGGCATGGGGAATTAAAAAGGCCGCAAATATTTACTTTTCCAAAGAGGTCTCTGAATTGACCGTTGCCGAGGGAGCCTTGCTGGCAGGTGTCATTAATTTGCCATCCAAACTTGATCCATATAAGAACTTAGACGGGGCAGTGAAGCGGCGTAATTTGGTTCTTTCTAAAATGGCGGAACATGGTTATTTGACGAAAGATGAAGCAGCGGCAGCAAAAAAAGATACAGTTACACTTCTCATGGGGGAGAAAGAAACCGATCCATTAAAAGGGAAGTACCCTTATTATGTCGATCATGTTTTATCGGAAGCATCAAGCAAATATGGAATAGAGCTTGAGGACCTGCTTTCAAAGGGCTATAAAATATACACGACACTGGACCAATCCATGCAGCAGGCTACAGAATCCGTGTATGCGAATGAAGCCAATTTTCCAGTTGGAACGAGTACAGGAGAAATGGTTCAAAGTGGATCAGTCCTCCTTGATCCTAAAACAGGAGGGATAAGGGCAATTGTCGGTGGGAGAGGAAAGCATCAATTTATGGGATATAACCGGGCAACCCAGCTGACAAGATCTCCAGGTTCATCCATTAAACCACTTGTCGTTTATACTCCAGCGGTTGAAGAGGGATACGGTATCACTGCCCCTTTGAAGGATGAAAAAATGAGCTTTGGGGAATATGAGCCAACAAACCTGAGCGGTGTATATAAAGGAGAAGTACCCATGTATGAAGCGGTGATGAATTCCTTGAATGTACCAACGGTTTGGCTTTTGAATGAGATTGGCATCGATAAGGGGCTGGATTCTCTTAAACGGTTTGGGATTCCTTATGAAAAGGATGATCGAAATCTGTCGCTTGCTTTAGGAGGGATGAAGAAAGGTGTGTCCCCGCTGCAGATGGCAGGAGCCTTTTCAGCATTCGCCAACAGCGGGGAACGTATGGAAACCCATGCCATTGTAAAAATAGAAAATAATGATGGAAAAGAGGTAGCCGCCTGGAAAAAGGAAAGCACCAAAGTAACCTCTAAAGGCGTCGTCGATAAAATGAATTCCATGTTGCTTGGTACAGTGGAATATGGCACAGGGAAAAACGCAGCTGTGTCGGGTTATGAAATAGCAGGTAAAACAGGTTCAACACAAGTTCCCATCGAAGGAATATCAGGGGTTAAAGATCAATGGTTCATCGGTTATTCACCTTCGTTGGTCGGTGCAGTATGGGCTGGATATGATAAAACGGATGAAAAGCATTATTTAACGACACACAGCAGTCAGGGAACTGCAATCATCTTTCAAAAAATAATGTCGAGAGCATTACAGAATCAAGCATCTCAATCTTTTAATACTCAAGATATCGGACCGCTTATAGCTAAACAACAGGCAGTTATAGCTGAGCAACAGGTAAAGAAAGAAGAGGAGGACAAAAGGAAGCAATATTGGATTGATAAAGGAAAAGAAATTCGGAATGGTTTGAAAAAATGGAGGGATTGGGATGTGCCGTGGTAA
- the iadA gene encoding beta-aspartyl-peptidase has product MLTLIKNGELYGPEYLGQKDILLVGKQIGFIEDKIDVPAEFVEMKVIDASGQIVVPGFIDAHVHIIGGGGEGGFKTRTPEIQLTDATLAGITTLVGVIGTDGTTRTMPALLAKARALEEEGISCFVQTGSYQVPVKTLTGKIEDDLILVDKIIGVGEIAIADHRSSQPTVAELAKLASQARNGGLLSGKSGIVNIHVGDSQNHLQVIEEVVETTEIPITQFYPTHINRNPHLFKAGMEYAKKGGYIDFTTSTIKKFLEEGEVKASTAIKRALEEGVDIRQITLTSDGQASLPDFDGSGNLRGLNIGTCMSLYDSVVDAVIEDGVSIADAIRVVTENPANILNLTKKGRLEVGNDADIIILKKQTLEINRVIAMGQIMVKDGEAVVKGTFEK; this is encoded by the coding sequence ATGCTAACACTTATTAAAAATGGGGAGCTTTATGGTCCGGAATATCTGGGCCAAAAAGATATCCTCTTGGTTGGAAAGCAAATTGGTTTCATTGAGGACAAGATTGATGTCCCTGCAGAGTTCGTTGAAATGAAAGTGATTGATGCGAGTGGCCAAATTGTGGTTCCGGGTTTTATAGATGCTCACGTACATATTATCGGCGGAGGTGGGGAAGGGGGCTTTAAAACGAGGACACCAGAAATCCAATTAACAGATGCCACTTTAGCGGGTATAACGACATTGGTAGGGGTCATCGGAACAGATGGGACGACAAGGACCATGCCAGCACTGCTCGCTAAAGCGAGAGCGCTTGAAGAAGAAGGCATTAGCTGCTTCGTTCAGACTGGTTCCTATCAAGTTCCAGTCAAGACGTTAACCGGTAAGATCGAAGATGATTTGATTCTTGTGGATAAAATTATCGGTGTTGGCGAAATTGCCATTGCCGATCATCGTTCTTCACAGCCGACTGTAGCTGAATTGGCTAAATTGGCCTCTCAAGCGCGTAATGGAGGTCTGTTGTCCGGGAAAAGCGGTATCGTCAACATTCATGTCGGCGACAGTCAAAACCATTTGCAGGTAATTGAAGAAGTTGTCGAGACAACGGAAATACCGATCACACAGTTTTACCCTACACATATAAATCGAAATCCGCATTTATTCAAAGCAGGGATGGAATATGCAAAAAAAGGGGGTTATATTGATTTTACGACAAGTACGATCAAGAAGTTCCTTGAAGAAGGGGAGGTCAAAGCAAGTACAGCAATAAAGAGAGCACTAGAAGAAGGGGTAGATATCAGGCAGATCACCTTAACTTCAGATGGGCAAGCAAGCCTGCCTGACTTCGATGGCAGTGGCAACCTGCGCGGTTTGAACATTGGTACATGCATGTCCTTATATGATTCTGTCGTAGATGCGGTCATCGAGGATGGAGTGTCAATTGCCGATGCCATACGAGTTGTGACGGAAAATCCGGCAAATATTTTAAACCTCACTAAGAAGGGCCGGCTTGAGGTAGGGAATGACGCCGATATCATCATATTGAAGAAACAAACGTTAGAAATAAATAGGGTTATCGCGATGGGGCAAATCATGGTCAAAGATGGTGAAGCGGTCGTGAAAGGCACATTTGAAAAATAG
- the pdhA gene encoding pyruvate dehydrogenase (acetyl-transferring) E1 component subunit alpha, whose amino-acid sequence MEKTGNPIMKAYSNEGEPEMFRVLTPDGEIVGTIDGKIDKSLMLKMYESMLLLRTFDRKSINLQRQGRMGTYAPFEGQEASQAGSALALSAGDWMFPTYRDHGAAIIHGQELYRVFLYWMAHFEGSICPEGKRILPPSVPIATQMVHAVGTAWASKIKGEKNVSIAYFGDGATSEGDFHEALNFAGVYKTPTIFFCQNNGYAISVPFEKQSASKTISQRAAAYDIHGVRVDGNDIFAVWLTVKEAVERALKGEGPTLIEAITFRYGAHTTADNPNIYRDQDEVSTFWRENRDPITRLKKYLNKEGYWNEEQEGMVLKQFNELIDAHLQKAEGYPKSNPLEMFKHVYAEESWHLKEQKQELNQILKKGVKK is encoded by the coding sequence ATGGAAAAGACGGGAAACCCAATAATGAAAGCGTATTCAAATGAAGGTGAGCCGGAAATGTTTCGTGTATTGACACCTGACGGAGAAATAGTTGGGACGATTGATGGGAAAATCGATAAATCATTGATGTTAAAGATGTATGAGAGCATGCTACTGCTCAGAACATTTGACCGTAAATCAATTAATCTCCAGCGCCAAGGCAGAATGGGAACTTATGCACCTTTCGAAGGACAGGAGGCATCCCAGGCAGGAAGCGCTTTAGCGTTGTCGGCAGGTGATTGGATGTTTCCCACATACCGTGATCATGGAGCGGCAATCATTCATGGACAGGAATTGTATCGTGTTTTCCTATACTGGATGGCACATTTTGAGGGTTCAATTTGTCCGGAAGGTAAAAGGATATTACCTCCTAGTGTTCCCATTGCCACTCAAATGGTTCATGCGGTAGGAACGGCTTGGGCAAGTAAAATTAAAGGGGAAAAGAATGTAAGCATTGCTTATTTTGGTGATGGTGCCACTTCTGAAGGGGACTTTCATGAGGCACTGAATTTTGCAGGTGTTTATAAAACCCCGACAATCTTTTTCTGCCAAAATAATGGCTATGCGATCAGTGTGCCTTTTGAAAAGCAATCAGCATCTAAAACTATATCCCAGCGTGCTGCTGCTTATGACATACATGGGGTTCGAGTGGATGGAAATGATATCTTTGCAGTATGGCTGACTGTAAAAGAGGCTGTCGAAAGGGCGCTTAAAGGTGAAGGACCTACTTTAATCGAAGCCATAACCTTTCGCTATGGTGCCCATACTACTGCAGACAATCCGAACATATATCGCGATCAGGACGAAGTTTCAACGTTCTGGAGGGAAAATCGTGATCCGATAACGCGTCTTAAAAAGTATTTGAATAAAGAGGGTTACTGGAATGAAGAACAGGAAGGAATGGTGTTAAAACAATTCAACGAACTGATAGATGCTCACCTCCAAAAGGCGGAAGGTTATCCGAAATCCAATCCGCTCGAAATGTTTAAACATGTATATGCTGAGGAGTCATGGCACCTAAAGGAACAGAAGCAGGAATTGAACCAAATCTTAAAGAAAGGTGTGAAGAAATAA
- a CDS encoding alpha-ketoacid dehydrogenase subunit beta: MGKSLTMLQAITEAQDQMLGHDDRVLILGEDIGVNGGVFRSTEGLYEKYGKDRVVDTPLAESGIIGSAIGLALNGLLPIVEIQFLAFIYPGFEQLVSHAARMRYRTRGQFSVPLVIRTPYGAGIRGPELHSESVETFFAHTPGLKVVAPSNPYDAKGLLIAAIEDPDPVIFLEPTKLYRAFKEEVPEEMYRIPIGQAKVVQEGSDLTIFAWGAMLREALNAAKKIESEKGWKCEVVDLRTLYPIDRDTIVQSIKKTGRALIVHEAHKTAGLGAEIISIINDEALIYLKAPIKRVTGFDVPVPPFSIEDYYLPTVDRVKQGIVETISF, encoded by the coding sequence ATGGGCAAAAGTTTAACGATGCTCCAGGCTATTACGGAAGCGCAGGACCAAATGCTGGGTCATGATGATCGTGTGTTGATCTTGGGTGAGGATATTGGAGTGAACGGGGGAGTTTTCCGATCGACGGAAGGGCTTTATGAAAAGTATGGAAAAGATCGAGTTGTGGATACGCCATTAGCTGAATCCGGAATCATCGGCTCTGCCATTGGTTTAGCCCTTAACGGACTGCTGCCCATAGTGGAGATTCAATTCCTCGCCTTTATTTATCCGGGATTCGAGCAACTCGTTTCCCATGCTGCCCGTATGAGATACCGGACTCGTGGGCAATTTAGCGTGCCCCTCGTTATCCGTACGCCATATGGTGCTGGAATCAGAGGACCTGAACTTCATTCCGAAAGTGTCGAAACCTTCTTTGCCCATACTCCGGGTTTAAAGGTAGTTGCACCCAGTAATCCATACGACGCAAAAGGGCTTCTAATTGCCGCAATTGAAGATCCTGATCCGGTAATCTTTTTGGAACCGACTAAATTGTATCGTGCTTTTAAGGAAGAAGTTCCCGAAGAAATGTATCGTATACCAATTGGTCAAGCAAAAGTGGTCCAGGAGGGTAGCGATCTGACGATTTTTGCATGGGGGGCTATGTTAAGGGAGGCATTGAATGCCGCGAAAAAGATTGAAAGCGAAAAAGGCTGGAAGTGTGAAGTGGTTGATCTTCGAACATTATACCCAATAGATAGGGATACCATCGTGCAATCCATTAAAAAGACAGGTCGTGCATTAATCGTCCATGAAGCCCATAAGACTGCCGGATTAGGTGCGGAGATTATTTCCATCATAAATGATGAAGCTCTTATTTACCTGAAAGCTCCGATTAAGCGTGTAACAGGATTTGATGTTCCGGTTCCGCCGTTTTCAATAGAAGATTATTATCTACCGACTGTTGACCGGGTAAAACAAGGAATAGTGGAGACGATTTCATTTTAA